One window from the genome of Desulfobacterales bacterium encodes:
- a CDS encoding tetratricopeptide repeat protein codes for MLATVLYSLFLVIGSAVVLAAIVLTGLFLRQQLAERRRSHPPEDGRGYADAYFRRGLALYRAGRPRKALADYDQALKLDHELGPAYMARGRIHQELGQEIKARFDFERAGKPGTAALPADTGRLDRGDIPVPPPGPEPLPGPTISDIPESLPEAAEPARKPAAPTPVVRETAPDTGPEEPGPELVIETVRESVPGAPGDAGPGPAAKGVEPSAGERARLYGQRANKALRRGRVKAALALYAKALELDPLSTAAYTNRGIALLRTGSVDKAIADFEQAIACHPENATAHCRRADAMLLKGRLDRALADYTRAIALRPGYAAAHLNRGRVHALRGQPAEALADFNRAIELVPPGAGNNPALAVAYYYRATVRSRNGQQDQALVDLETAIRLHPGHAKAYLRRGQILLEQRRIEAAYSDFDKAIKLNPRLADAYAGRGRIAILRNLFDDAVADFNRAIELNPLHAEAYNQRGLAFARRGQHEAALNDFAKVLKLRPELMQGSPAHAEVFVSHGTVLAARGQHPGAITLFNTALRLQPGHGPAFYYRGISRLALSDPAAALEDFNHAFEFSPGDAGLYLQRGTARLRQQQADQAIADFDKAISLDPDVAEAYLRRGKAHILKNLFDRAIEDFSRAVELNPRYGEAYHSRGQALARKGQHIQALADFNKAIEFGPDNGRAYYHRAMEWIYINDRQKAIEDLKIACELGHETACLEYKKLKFIN; via the coding sequence ATGCTTGCAACGGTCCTTTATAGCCTTTTTCTGGTGATTGGCAGTGCTGTTGTCCTGGCCGCCATTGTCCTCACCGGTCTGTTTCTCAGGCAGCAGCTGGCGGAGCGCCGCCGCAGCCATCCCCCGGAAGATGGGCGCGGCTACGCGGACGCCTATTTCAGGCGGGGCCTGGCGCTCTACCGGGCCGGCAGGCCGCGCAAGGCCCTGGCCGATTATGACCAGGCCCTGAAACTTGACCATGAACTGGGTCCGGCGTATATGGCCCGGGGCCGTATTCACCAGGAACTCGGCCAGGAGATCAAGGCGCGTTTCGATTTCGAGCGGGCTGGGAAACCGGGCACTGCCGCTTTGCCGGCAGACACCGGCCGGCTCGACCGTGGGGATATTCCCGTGCCGCCGCCGGGGCCTGAACCCCTGCCCGGCCCGACGATCAGCGATATTCCCGAATCCTTGCCGGAAGCGGCGGAGCCGGCACGGAAACCGGCCGCGCCAACCCCGGTGGTTCGGGAAACCGCGCCGGACACCGGACCGGAGGAGCCAGGGCCGGAACTGGTAATTGAAACGGTCCGGGAATCAGTACCCGGTGCGCCAGGGGATGCGGGTCCGGGACCGGCGGCAAAAGGTGTTGAGCCGAGTGCCGGGGAAAGGGCCCGGCTCTACGGCCAACGGGCCAACAAGGCGTTGCGCCGGGGCCGGGTCAAGGCGGCGCTCGCCCTGTATGCCAAGGCGCTCGAGCTTGATCCGCTATCAACGGCCGCCTACACCAACCGCGGTATTGCCCTGCTCCGGACAGGGTCTGTTGACAAGGCCATTGCCGATTTCGAGCAGGCCATTGCCTGTCATCCGGAGAATGCCACGGCCCATTGCCGGCGTGCTGACGCCATGTTGCTGAAGGGCCGCCTGGACCGGGCCCTTGCCGATTACACCCGGGCCATTGCCTTGAGACCCGGCTATGCGGCGGCCCACCTCAACCGCGGCCGGGTTCATGCCCTGCGCGGGCAACCGGCCGAGGCCCTGGCTGATTTCAACCGGGCAATCGAGCTGGTGCCGCCAGGGGCCGGCAACAACCCGGCCCTGGCTGTTGCCTATTATTACCGGGCCACTGTCCGTTCGCGCAACGGCCAGCAGGACCAGGCCCTGGTTGACCTGGAGACCGCCATTCGCCTGCATCCCGGTCATGCCAAGGCCTATTTACGGCGCGGGCAGATTTTGCTTGAACAGCGACGGATTGAGGCCGCATACAGTGACTTTGACAAGGCGATCAAGCTCAACCCCCGGCTGGCCGATGCCTATGCCGGCCGTGGCCGGATCGCCATCCTCAGAAATCTCTTTGACGATGCCGTGGCTGACTTCAACCGGGCCATCGAGTTGAACCCCCTCCATGCCGAGGCTTACAACCAGCGGGGCCTGGCCTTTGCCCGGCGCGGCCAGCATGAGGCCGCGTTGAACGATTTTGCCAAGGTGCTGAAGCTGCGTCCCGAACTGATGCAGGGTTCCCCGGCCCATGCCGAGGTGTTTGTCAGCCATGGCACGGTGCTGGCGGCGCGCGGCCAGCACCCCGGGGCGATCACCCTTTTCAACACCGCGCTCCGCCTGCAACCGGGCCACGGGCCGGCCTTTTATTACCGGGGCATTTCCCGTCTCGCCCTGTCCGATCCGGCCGCGGCCCTGGAGGATTTCAACCATGCCTTTGAGTTCTCACCCGGTGATGCCGGGCTCTATCTCCAGCGCGGAACGGCCCGGCTTCGGCAACAGCAGGCCGACCAGGCAATTGCCGACTTTGACAAGGCGATCAGCCTTGACCCGGACGTTGCCGAGGCTTACCTGCGCCGGGGCAAGGCCCATATCCTGAAAAATCTCTTTGACAGGGCTATTGAGGATTTCTCCCGGGCCGTGGAGCTTAATCCCCGCTACGGCGAGGCCTATCACAGCCGCGGCCAGGCCCTGGCCCGCAAGGGACAGCACATCCAGGCCCTGGCCGACTTCAACAAGGCCATTGAGTTCGGCCCGGACAACGGTCGGGCCTATTACCACCGCGCCATGGAGTGGATCTATATCAATGACCGGCAAAAGGCGATCGAGGATCTTAAGATTGCCTGCGAACTGGGCCATGAGACCGCCTGCCTGGAGTACAAGAAGCTGAAGTTCATCAACTGA